The following proteins are encoded in a genomic region of [Eubacterium] hominis:
- a CDS encoding M48 family metallopeptidase, giving the protein MSIEKKVIQCKKYPITYTLVIKQVKNINMRISPKGEVVVSANPFIPMEKIDDFVSSKISWIIEHQKSVMEQNAKTMISDTHILLFGNDLKIKKSKGKYNHVSYDNQYLYVQMKEGSDIDKVIRQFLDKLCKDVYTDVAMMTHKSLHDYQLPFPQIKIRDMKSRWGSCTPAKNSITLNKKLIHYPFEFIEYVVLHEFVHFIQPNHSKAFYHIIENYMPDYKERMKLVG; this is encoded by the coding sequence ATGAGTATAGAAAAGAAAGTCATCCAGTGTAAAAAATATCCGATTACCTATACACTGGTTATCAAACAGGTAAAAAATATAAATATGCGTATATCTCCAAAGGGAGAAGTTGTGGTAAGTGCGAATCCTTTTATACCGATGGAAAAGATTGATGATTTTGTGAGTAGCAAGATCTCATGGATTATTGAACATCAAAAGTCGGTGATGGAACAGAATGCGAAAACCATGATCAGCGATACGCATATCCTATTGTTTGGAAACGATTTAAAGATCAAGAAAAGCAAGGGAAAATACAATCATGTAAGCTATGACAACCAGTATCTGTATGTACAGATGAAGGAAGGCAGCGATATAGATAAAGTCATCAGACAGTTTTTAGATAAACTGTGCAAGGATGTATATACCGATGTTGCAATGATGACACATAAATCTCTGCATGATTATCAGTTACCATTCCCACAGATTAAAATCAGGGATATGAAAAGCCGTTGGGGAAGCTGTACACCGGCAAAGAACAGTATTACATTAAACAAGAAGTTGATTCATTATCCATTTGAGTTTATTGAATATGTGGTATTGCATGAGTTTGTACACTTTATACAGCCAAACCATTCCAAAGCATTTTATCACATTATAGAAAATTATATGCCAGATTATAAAGAGCGTATGAAATTAGTTGGATGA
- a CDS encoding DegV family protein codes for MIKIITDTSALFTIEEGKRMNIDVLPLCVSVDDHHLRDLCFDTNEFLESVKNGHVPSSSQPPIGDVIEAFERAQGNDVLSICMADGLSGTYETATMAREQMPEKERIHVLNSKTLCGPHRYLVEKAVHLRDAQEPIQVIIEKLEESIAHMQSFLIPQDFSFLKRGGRLKPAAASIGGLLKLKPVMQQVDDGKRLDKYTIKRTLSKAVSEIMEKFKEMGVNHDYMIYVSHADALADAKKIMEQIKAVFHDTEIQLLELSPAFITQGGPGCIAIQTIKK; via the coding sequence ATGATTAAGATTATTACAGATACGTCAGCCTTATTTACAATTGAAGAAGGAAAACGTATGAACATTGATGTATTGCCACTATGTGTAAGCGTAGATGATCACCATTTGCGTGATTTATGCTTTGACACAAACGAATTTTTAGAAAGTGTAAAGAATGGACATGTGCCATCTTCTTCACAACCTCCGATTGGAGATGTCATTGAAGCATTTGAACGTGCACAGGGGAATGATGTATTAAGCATCTGTATGGCAGATGGTTTATCTGGAACCTATGAAACAGCAACGATGGCTCGTGAACAAATGCCAGAAAAAGAAAGAATTCATGTTTTAAATTCTAAAACATTATGTGGACCACATCGTTATCTTGTGGAAAAAGCAGTACATTTACGTGATGCGCAAGAACCTATTCAGGTGATTATTGAGAAACTGGAAGAAAGTATTGCACATATGCAGTCTTTTCTGATTCCACAAGACTTCTCGTTTTTAAAACGTGGAGGCCGTTTAAAACCAGCAGCTGCAAGTATTGGTGGACTTTTGAAATTAAAACCTGTTATGCAGCAGGTAGATGATGGTAAACGATTAGATAAATATACGATCAAACGGACATTAAGCAAGGCCGTATCTGAAATAATGGAGAAGTTTAAAGAAATGGGAGTCAATCATGATTATATGATTTATGTATCTCATGCGGATGCTTTGGCAGATGCAAAAAAAATCATGGAACAGATCAAAGCTGTTTTCCATGATACAGAAATTCAGTTATTAGAACTATCTCCTGCCTTTATCACACAGGGTGGACCTGGATGTATTGCTATCCAGACAATAAAAAAATAA
- a CDS encoding TIGR01212 family radical SAM protein (This family includes YhcC from E. coli K-12, an uncharacterized radical SAM protein.), which yields MKKVNPFPFSDDNKRYHTWNYYLKHQYHEKVFKVALNANFSCPNRDGTCGVGGCSFCGSLGSGEYAGDIHEDLFAQFEERKAMMKRKWPDGSAIAYFQAYTNTYAKLDTLKKTFDPFVNREDVVALSIATRCDCLEDDKITYLQSLTKQKDIWIELGLQSIHDETAKRVNRGHDYQTFLDCIQRLKHTDLKICVHIINSLPYESKEMMLDTVRAIADLPIHAIKIHMLHIMEDTQMAKEYKEHPFPILTKEEYIDIVVSQLELLPPEIIIQRLTGDGVKDKLIAPDWTLKKVVVLNDIDKEMVRRNTWQGKHYTKSV from the coding sequence ATGAAAAAAGTAAATCCTTTCCCTTTCAGTGATGACAACAAGCGTTATCATACATGGAATTATTATTTAAAGCATCAATATCATGAAAAAGTATTTAAAGTAGCATTAAACGCAAATTTCTCCTGCCCTAACCGTGATGGAACTTGCGGCGTTGGTGGATGCAGCTTTTGTGGTTCTCTTGGTTCTGGAGAATATGCTGGGGATATTCATGAAGATCTATTTGCGCAGTTTGAAGAGCGTAAGGCAATGATGAAACGCAAATGGCCTGATGGCAGTGCCATCGCTTATTTTCAAGCATATACAAATACATATGCGAAACTAGACACCTTAAAGAAAACCTTTGATCCCTTTGTGAATCGTGAAGATGTAGTAGCCTTAAGCATTGCGACACGTTGCGATTGTTTAGAAGATGATAAGATTACATATCTTCAATCTTTAACGAAACAAAAAGATATCTGGATAGAATTGGGATTACAAAGCATACATGATGAAACAGCAAAACGAGTAAACCGTGGGCATGATTATCAGACTTTCTTAGACTGTATCCAACGTTTAAAGCATACGGATTTAAAAATCTGTGTACACATCATTAATTCCCTGCCTTATGAAAGCAAGGAAATGATGTTAGATACTGTACGTGCAATCGCAGATCTGCCCATTCATGCCATAAAGATACATATGTTACACATTATGGAAGATACCCAGATGGCTAAAGAGTATAAAGAGCATCCATTCCCTATTCTAACAAAAGAGGAATATATTGATATTGTGGTATCTCAATTAGAGCTTCTTCCTCCTGAAATCATCATTCAGCGATTAACGGGTGATGGTGTAAAGGATAAATTGATTGCACCTGATTGGACATTAAAAAAGGTTGTTGTTTTAAATGATATTGATAAAGAAATGGTACGCCGCAATACGTGGCAGGGCAAGCATTATACAAAATCTGTATAA
- a CDS encoding DUF2809 domain-containing protein, with amino-acid sequence MLLAERCNTKRNRGWISVWIILCILLGLLSRSSLPLPTFFHAYGGDTLWASMFYFIFLWLLPDRKASFILIVTIIFSFMIEFSQMIDVAWLNALRQTPLCLLLGQGFLMSDLLCYIVGAVLAFVLDQYVIFKKNQRI; translated from the coding sequence ATGTTATTGGCAGAGAGATGTAATACCAAAAGAAACAGAGGATGGATATCTGTATGGATCATCCTCTGTATTCTTTTAGGCCTATTATCAAGAAGTAGTCTTCCCCTTCCCACCTTCTTTCATGCATATGGTGGAGATACATTATGGGCATCCATGTTTTACTTTATCTTTTTATGGCTCTTGCCAGATAGAAAAGCATCTTTCATTTTGATTGTCACTATCATATTTTCCTTTATGATTGAGTTTTCTCAAATGATTGATGTAGCATGGTTAAATGCTTTACGTCAAACACCTTTATGCCTATTATTAGGTCAGGGCTTTTTGATGAGTGATTTACTTTGTTATATAGTTGGTGCTGTTTTGGCTTTTGTTCTCGATCAATATGTCATATTTAAAAAGAATCAACGCATTTAA
- the aroF gene encoding 3-deoxy-7-phosphoheptulonate synthase encodes MIITLKKDAPKEEVNKLVKSFENKGLSVTMIYGDNYNVFGLVGDTSKVDEKLVKAHPFVENVTRIAAPYKKANRLFHPADTIVDVAGIKIGGNEKIVVIGGPCSVEGDTQIMEIAKAVKEAGGDMLRGGAYKPRTSPYAFQGMGTEGVNCMVHARETYGLPIVSELMSADKLDEFIENVDLIQIGARNMQNFDLLKAVGKTNKPVLLKRGLANTIEEWIMAAEYIMSEGNENVIFCERGIRTFETYTRNTLDLSVVPIIKEKTHLPIIIDPSHATGDWKLVESASLAAIAAGADGLIIEVHNDPENAWSDGAQSLKPERFAEVIRKGRKIANVIGREM; translated from the coding sequence ATGATTATTACATTAAAGAAGGATGCACCTAAGGAAGAGGTCAATAAGCTTGTAAAAAGCTTTGAAAACAAAGGCTTATCTGTTACCATGATTTATGGTGACAACTACAATGTCTTTGGGTTGGTCGGTGATACCAGCAAGGTGGATGAAAAGCTGGTAAAAGCACATCCATTTGTAGAAAATGTAACACGTATTGCGGCACCATATAAAAAAGCCAACCGTTTATTTCACCCGGCTGATACGATTGTTGATGTTGCCGGCATCAAAATCGGTGGCAATGAAAAAATCGTTGTGATTGGCGGGCCTTGCTCCGTAGAAGGTGATACGCAGATTATGGAAATCGCAAAAGCTGTCAAAGAAGCCGGTGGCGATATGTTAAGAGGTGGCGCGTATAAACCAAGAACCAGCCCTTATGCATTCCAGGGTATGGGCACAGAAGGTGTCAACTGTATGGTTCACGCAAGAGAAACCTATGGACTTCCTATCGTTAGTGAACTCATGAGCGCTGATAAACTGGATGAATTCATTGAAAACGTAGATTTAATTCAGATTGGTGCCCGTAATATGCAAAACTTTGATCTGTTAAAAGCAGTTGGTAAGACCAATAAGCCAGTCCTTTTAAAACGTGGGCTTGCCAACACAATTGAAGAATGGATCATGGCTGCGGAATACATCATGTCAGAAGGAAATGAAAATGTTATCTTCTGTGAACGTGGTATCCGTACATTTGAAACATATACAAGAAACACTTTGGATTTAAGTGTTGTGCCAATCATCAAAGAGAAAACGCATTTACCAATCATCATTGATCCAAGTCATGCGACTGGTGACTGGAAACTTGTTGAGAGTGCTTCCCTTGCCGCTATCGCTGCAGGTGCTGATGGTTTGATTATTGAAGTACACAATGATCCGGAAAACGCATGGAGTGATGGTGCCCAGTCATTGAAACCAGAACGTTTTGCGGAAGTTATTCGTAAAGGCAGAAAAATTGCCAATGTTATTGGCAGAGAGATGTAA